One stretch of Argiope bruennichi chromosome 3, qqArgBrue1.1, whole genome shotgun sequence DNA includes these proteins:
- the LOC129963159 gene encoding alpha-(1,3)-fucosyltransferase C-like: MKVMSSNNTKLVLLWSPLFSGLDFLQTGKRAFDHPSCKEKRCEITTARNRLMESDAVLFHLRTLSMTDIPNSRDARQKWIFFSLEAPPYSQFHGLAFMRNMFNWTMTYRKDSDIAIPYGKAVRTNASSFDTNNVYSLWRSKSKMAVWMVSHCDTDSRREDYVKELTKHMDVATYSECGVAVCPLNKTNECLKKFSKQFFFYLAFENAICDDYVTEKFYRTLNHGMIPVVFGGGDYASIAPTDSYIDAMKFSSPKELADYLYKVASNFSLFSKYYKWKTEGYEIKDLPNPCVLCEKLHSKSFLLHSVYDDMQKWWIKQSYCRKWPSS; encoded by the coding sequence ATGAAAGTAATGTCATCAAATAATACGAAACTCGTCCTTCTTTGGAGTCCTTTATTCTCTGGACTCGATTTTTTGCAGACAGGAAAAAGAGCTTTTGACCATCCATCCTGCAAGGAGAAAAGATGCGAGATTACAACAGCAAGAAATCGTCTTATGGAAAGCGATGCAGTTCTATTTCATTTGAGAACACTGTCCATGACAGACATTCCAAACAGTCGAGATGCCCGCCAAAAGtggattttcttttctcttgagGCGCCGCCGTATTCTCAATTCCATGGATTGGCCTTCATGCGCAACATGTTTAACTGGACAATGACCTACAGAAAAGATTCCGACATTGCCATACCTTATGGAAAAGCTGTTCGAACCAATGCCAGTTCTTTTGATACAAATAATGTGTATTCTTTGTGGAGATCAAAATCCAAAATGGCAGTTTGGATGGTTAGTCATTGTGATACAGATAGCAGAAGAGAAGATTACGTTAAAGAATTGACCAAACATATGGATGTCGCGACCTACAGCGAATGTGGGGTTGCAGTGTGTCctttaaacaaaacaaatgaatgtctgaaaaaattttcaaagcagtTTTTCTTCTACTTagcatttgaaaatgctatttgTGATGATTATGTTACAGAAAAATTTTACAGGACTCTAAATCATGGCATGATTCCTGTAGTGTTTGGTGGTGGAGACTATGCCAGTATTGCTCCAACCGATTCTTACATTGATGCAATGAAATTTTCTTCACCAAAAGAATTAGCAGATTATTTGTATAAAGTAGCGTCtaacttttctttgttttcaaaatattacaagtgGAAAACTGAGGGATATGAAATCAAAGACCTTCCGAATCCCTGTGTTTTGTGCGAGAAATTGCATTCAAAATCTTTTCTCCTTCATAGTGTATATGATGATATGCAAAAGTGGTGGATTAAGCAATCTTACTGTCGCAAATGGCCTAGTAGTTGA